The Thunnus maccoyii chromosome 9, fThuMac1.1, whole genome shotgun sequence genome includes a region encoding these proteins:
- the LOC121903764 gene encoding growth-regulated alpha protein-like encodes MKSAVIAFLTCLLVLYVQGQSDTTSSCKCLNGYVGRVNSKVIQGMPDIYHPSFVCLKTEIIITIADRKKCVNPASPLGKMILRKMNRQKKNEAVSMTTTTSQTNTQNSTSHHTTSTM; translated from the exons ATGAAGTCAGCTGTCATCGCCTTTCTCACCTGCCTGCTTGTCCTCTATGTACAAG GACAATCAGACACCACTAGTTCATGCAAGTGTTTAAACGGTTATGTCGGCCGGGTCAACTCAAAGGTCATCCAGGGAATGCCAGACATATACCACCCAAGTTTCGTTTGTCTAAAGACAGAAATTAT TATCACAATAGCAGATCGGAAGAAGTGTGTGAATCCAGCGTCACCACTGGGAAAAATGATTCTGAGAAAGATGAACAG GCAAAAGAAGAATGAAGCTGTGAGCATGACGACGACTACCAGTCAAACTAATACACAGAATTCAACGAGTCACCACACAACATCCACCATGTAG